The following coding sequences are from one Rutidosis leptorrhynchoides isolate AG116_Rl617_1_P2 chromosome 11, CSIRO_AGI_Rlap_v1, whole genome shotgun sequence window:
- the LOC139877135 gene encoding aquaporin SIP1-2-like encodes MGVVKAAIGDGILTFMWVFCAATLGASTSVIAKAIGVTGMTSLLITTSLIFILLFIFGIIGDLLGGASFNPTGTAAFYAAGLGRDTLFSAAVRFPAQALGAVGGALAIVEYMPLEYKHMLGGPSLKVDLHTGAIAEGVLTFITSFLVLYIIIKGPKNPLVKTWMLSMSIVTMIVAGSGYTGPSMNPANAFGWAYVNNRHNTWEQFYVYWICPFIGAIFAGWVFRVFFPLPSKKKKTA; translated from the exons atggGTGTAGTGAAAGCAGCAATTGGTGATGGGATATTAACATTCATGTGGGTATTTTGTGCTGCGACTTTAGGTGCTTCAACTTCCGTCATCGCAAAGGCAATCGGAGTAACAGGGATGACGTCACTCTTGATCACAACTTCAttgatttttatattattatttatatttggtATAATTGGTGATTTACTTGGTGGTGCTAGTTTTAATCCAACTGGTACTGCTGCTTTTTATGCTGCTGGTCTTGGTCGTGATACACTTTTTTCTGCTGCTGTTCGTTTTCCAGCTCAG GCACTAGGTGCAGTTGGAGGTGCATTGGCGATCGTCGAGTACATGCCGTTGGAATACAAACATATGCTCGGTGGACCATCCTTAAAAGTTGACTTACATACGGGTGCTATTGCCGAGGGGGTATTGACTTTTATCACGTCGTTCTTGGTCCTTTACATTATCATCAAAGGTCCCAAAAATCCACTTGTGAAAACTTGGATGCTTTCGATGTCAATTGTAACAATGATTGTTGCGGGTTCCGGTTATACAGGTCCTTCAATGAATCCCGCCAAT GCATTTGGATGGGCGTATGTGAATAATCGACACAATACATGGGAGCAGTTTTACGTCTACTGGATTTGTCCATTTATTGGTGCGATATTCGCTGGTTGGGTATTTCGAGTGTTCTTTCCTTTACCTTCAAAGAAGAAGAAGACTGCTTGA